The following proteins come from a genomic window of Desmospora profundinema:
- the aroB gene encoding 3-dehydroquinate synthase: MRTLWVETATTRYPIQIGSGLLKRLPVLLEEVEWTPPKRLMVVTDTHVAPLYLERVIASLTKAGYSVGSWVIPAGETSKSLSMVEQMAGEAIRQGLDRKSGILALGGGVVGDAAGFLAATYMRGIPFVQLPTTLLAHDSSVGGKVGVNHPLGKNMVGAFHQPDLVVFDVDTLKSLPAREMAAGFAEVIKEALIRDDSFVSWLEENRDGLMAKDPALLAEAIERGCRIKAEVVSQDEKESGLRAILNYGHTIGHALEAVTGYRRFIHGEAVAIGMVGAAMLGETLGLAHDVSGRTRRLIQSFELPVQAREAAEADALIRAMRRDKKSDQGSLTFVLPRKIGSVEIVKEVPEAAVRQVLSRLEGEMG, from the coding sequence ATGCGGACCTTGTGGGTGGAAACAGCAACAACTCGCTACCCGATTCAAATCGGGAGTGGACTGTTGAAGAGATTGCCGGTATTGCTGGAAGAAGTGGAGTGGACTCCGCCTAAGCGTCTGATGGTGGTGACGGACACCCATGTAGCACCCTTGTATCTGGAACGGGTTATCGCTTCCCTGACAAAAGCGGGCTATTCCGTTGGAAGTTGGGTGATTCCGGCGGGAGAAACCTCAAAATCTCTTTCCATGGTGGAACAGATGGCAGGAGAGGCGATTCGGCAGGGGTTGGATCGGAAAAGCGGGATCCTGGCGCTGGGCGGCGGGGTTGTGGGAGATGCGGCCGGATTTTTGGCTGCCACCTATATGCGCGGAATCCCATTTGTCCAATTGCCCACCACTTTGTTGGCTCACGACAGTAGTGTAGGCGGTAAGGTGGGCGTCAATCATCCATTGGGAAAAAACATGGTGGGAGCCTTCCATCAACCGGATCTGGTGGTTTTTGACGTGGACACATTGAAAAGCTTACCTGCAAGGGAAATGGCCGCAGGTTTCGCGGAAGTGATTAAAGAAGCGCTCATCCGGGATGATTCCTTTGTCTCCTGGCTGGAGGAGAACCGGGACGGATTGATGGCGAAAGATCCAGCTCTCTTGGCGGAAGCGATTGAACGCGGGTGCCGCATCAAAGCGGAAGTCGTCTCCCAGGATGAGAAAGAATCGGGCCTCCGCGCCATCCTCAATTATGGACACACCATCGGTCATGCGTTGGAAGCGGTGACCGGTTACCGCCGGTTTATCCATGGGGAAGCGGTGGCGATCGGAATGGTGGGAGCCGCGATGTTAGGGGAAACCCTCGGGCTGGCCCATGATGTTTCCGGGCGAACCCGTCGCCTGATTCAATCCTTCGAACTGCCGGTTCAGGCGCGGGAGGCGGCGGAGGCGGACGCGCTCATCCGTGCCATGCGAAGGGATAAAAAGTCGGATCAGGGTTCGCTTACGTTTGTGTTGCCCCGTAAAATCGGGTCTGTGGAGATTGTGAAAGAGGTGCCGGAGGCA
- the aroC gene encoding chorismate synthase produces the protein MRYLTAGESHGPQLTLIVEGLPSQVPFDKRKLDEQLSRRQKGYGRGRRMQIESDQVQILSGVRFGKTTGAPVALAIENKDWAKWVEVMSPQPDEEKAEKRRVSRPRPGHADLNGAIKYDHRDMRDVLERSSARETAARVAAGAVARLVLEACGIRVASHVVRIGSVEAKPAGEWTVEEIARVSEESPVRCLDPEAEKAMIREIDQAKEDGDSLGGVVEVIVENVPVGLGSHVHWDRKLDARLAQAVVSINAFKGAEIGIGFEAARLPGSQVHDEILWSEEKGFHRATNRLGGFEGGMTNGEPIVVRGVMKPIPTLYKPLKSVDIDTKEPFEASIERSDNCAVPAAGVVAESVVAWEVARAMVEQFSSDTLEELLREVRHRREKAKEF, from the coding sequence ATGCGTTATTTGACAGCGGGAGAATCACACGGGCCCCAACTGACGTTGATCGTGGAAGGGCTGCCCAGTCAGGTTCCTTTTGATAAGCGAAAACTGGATGAACAATTGTCACGGCGTCAAAAAGGGTATGGACGTGGTCGCCGCATGCAGATCGAGTCCGACCAGGTGCAGATTTTATCCGGTGTTCGCTTTGGAAAGACGACGGGAGCGCCGGTGGCCCTGGCCATTGAGAATAAGGATTGGGCCAAGTGGGTGGAAGTGATGAGCCCACAGCCTGATGAAGAAAAAGCGGAAAAACGACGGGTTTCACGGCCCAGGCCGGGTCACGCCGACTTAAATGGGGCGATCAAATATGACCACCGTGATATGCGGGATGTGTTGGAACGTTCCAGTGCCCGTGAGACGGCTGCCCGTGTCGCCGCCGGTGCGGTAGCCCGGCTGGTTCTGGAGGCATGCGGAATTCGTGTGGCGAGCCATGTGGTTCGGATTGGTTCGGTGGAAGCGAAGCCGGCTGGAGAGTGGACGGTGGAAGAGATTGCTCGGGTATCGGAAGAATCCCCTGTGCGGTGTCTCGATCCGGAGGCGGAAAAGGCGATGATCCGGGAGATTGATCAAGCCAAAGAGGATGGGGACAGCCTTGGAGGCGTAGTGGAAGTCATTGTGGAGAATGTTCCGGTGGGATTGGGCAGCCATGTCCATTGGGACCGTAAGTTGGATGCTCGTCTTGCCCAGGCGGTGGTTAGTATCAACGCCTTTAAGGGGGCAGAGATCGGAATCGGTTTTGAAGCGGCCCGTTTGCCTGGTTCTCAGGTCCATGATGAAATTTTGTGGTCGGAAGAAAAAGGGTTTCATCGGGCCACCAATCGCCTGGGTGGTTTTGAGGGCGGGATGACCAACGGCGAACCGATTGTGGTCCGCGGTGTGATGAAGCCGATACCCACCTTGTACAAACCGCTCAAAAGCGTGGATATTGATACCAAAGAGCCATTTGAAGCCAGTATCGAGCGGTCCGACAACTGTGCGGTCCCTGCGGCCGGGGTCGTGGCAGAGAGTGTGGTGGCCTGGGAAGTGGCCCGTGCCATGGTGGAGCAATTTTCCTCTGACACCTTGGAGGAACTATTGCGGGAAGTCCGGCACCGCCGGGAGAAGGCGAAGGAATTTTGA
- a CDS encoding NAD-dependent epimerase/dehydratase family protein, whose translation MSQQLATVFGGSGGMGQYVVRELIKEGYRVRVVARGKEKIRKRLHDVEVDVRMGDAADSSFARRACEGSSLVFHSIGFPYPEWEEKQIPVMQSLLKGASGEGRRFVLVHPVYAYGHPVTNLVSEEHPTRPKTKKGNIRLKMEQMLQEAHDRGDVEGVIARFPDFYGPHVCNSYLDYILSTALTKNKVHWVGPLETKREYIYVPDGAKALIKLALSGQAGGGAWNIGGREYAGTEILKAIGKVLDKDLSGRSVPRWGLRLMGWIFLLDSAKYQKQFGSIPVTPLDEGIRETLRAKQEMEAVHAGNK comes from the coding sequence ATGAGTCAACAGCTGGCGACGGTTTTCGGCGGATCCGGGGGAATGGGGCAGTATGTGGTACGGGAGTTGATTAAAGAAGGGTATCGAGTACGTGTGGTTGCCAGAGGAAAGGAGAAAATAAGAAAGCGGTTACACGATGTAGAGGTGGATGTCCGTATGGGAGACGCAGCGGACTCCTCGTTTGCCCGCCGCGCTTGCGAAGGGTCTTCGCTGGTGTTTCACTCCATTGGATTTCCTTATCCGGAGTGGGAAGAGAAACAAATCCCTGTGATGCAATCCCTGTTAAAAGGGGCGTCCGGTGAAGGAAGAAGGTTTGTGTTGGTTCATCCGGTATACGCCTATGGACACCCCGTCACCAACCTGGTTAGCGAAGAACATCCGACCCGACCGAAAACGAAAAAAGGAAACATTCGTTTAAAAATGGAGCAGATGTTGCAAGAAGCCCACGACCGCGGCGATGTGGAAGGCGTGATCGCCCGCTTCCCGGACTTTTACGGTCCCCATGTCTGCAACAGCTATCTGGATTATATCCTTTCCACCGCGTTGACCAAGAATAAGGTCCACTGGGTGGGACCGCTGGAGACCAAACGGGAATATATATACGTGCCGGACGGCGCCAAGGCTTTAATCAAACTGGCGTTGTCCGGGCAAGCGGGAGGTGGGGCATGGAACATCGGAGGAAGGGAATATGCAGGAACGGAAATATTGAAGGCAATTGGGAAGGTCCTGGATAAAGACCTGTCCGGCCGCTCCGTTCCCAGATGGGGGCTCCGGCTGATGGGATGGATCTTCCTCCTGGACAGTGCCAAGTACCAAAAACAGTTTGGCAGTATACCCGTCACACCTTTGGATGAAGGAATCCGGGAAACGCTGCGTGCCAAACAGGAGATGGAGGCGGTCCACGCCGGAAACAAATAG
- the ndk gene encoding nucleoside-diphosphate kinase, translated as MEKTFLMVKPDGVQRGLIGEIVSRFENKGFQLVGAKLMVIPREIAEQHYGEHKEKPFFGELVDFITSGPVFAMVWAGDDVIATARHMMGKTKPAEAAPGTIRGDYGVTVGKNIIHGSDSPASAEREIALFFDEKEIASWEKLLDRWIY; from the coding sequence ATGGAAAAAACGTTTCTGATGGTGAAACCGGATGGTGTGCAGCGGGGACTGATCGGAGAAATCGTCTCCCGGTTTGAAAACAAAGGGTTTCAACTGGTGGGCGCCAAGCTGATGGTGATTCCCCGGGAGATTGCGGAACAACACTACGGGGAGCACAAGGAGAAGCCTTTCTTCGGCGAGCTGGTCGACTTCATTACATCGGGTCCTGTATTTGCGATGGTGTGGGCAGGCGATGATGTGATCGCAACCGCCCGTCACATGATGGGCAAAACGAAGCCCGCAGAGGCGGCTCCGGGTACCATTCGTGGAGATTATGGTGTGACCGTAGGTAAAAACATCATTCATGGTTCCGATTCTCCCGCCAGCGCTGAGCGTGAAATTGCGCTCTTTTTCGATGAAAAAGAGATCGCTTCCTGGGAAAAGCTGTTGGATCGCTGGATTTACTGA
- a CDS encoding polyprenyl synthetase family protein encodes MINSPKNGANTMQTKVKNMKLADIYKSLRQDLRVVEQELSNSVRSDHTELNRSSAHLLEAGGKRLRPVFTLLAGQFGYYDIERLKKVAVPLELIHMSSLVHDDVIDDAQTRRGRPTVKSKWDSRVAMYTGDYLFARALSIATQVEDPRIHQVLSRSIQEMCKGEIEQIRDFYNPDQGLIRYLQRIKRKTALLMAVSCQLGAMVASADEAVVRRLRLYGYYVGMAFQITDDVLDLIGDEKELGKPAGSDLRQGNITLPVIYLLHYGSEEDRRRLRDYLSRRRTDVGSEDVLPGQQLEEALSIGIEDVLERVRHSGGIPYAEEMSRRYLDKALVCLEGLPSGQARDSLLFIARFVGKRSY; translated from the coding sequence TTGATCAACAGCCCGAAGAACGGGGCGAATACGATGCAAACCAAGGTGAAAAACATGAAGCTAGCGGACATTTACAAAAGCCTGCGTCAGGATCTGCGGGTGGTGGAGCAGGAGTTGTCCAATTCGGTCCGTTCCGATCACACCGAGTTGAATCGTTCCTCCGCCCATCTACTCGAGGCGGGCGGGAAGCGGTTGCGTCCCGTATTTACGCTTTTGGCTGGTCAATTTGGGTATTACGATATCGAAAGGCTGAAGAAAGTGGCGGTTCCCTTGGAACTGATCCACATGTCTTCATTGGTGCACGATGACGTCATCGATGATGCACAGACACGGCGGGGCCGACCCACTGTGAAGTCCAAATGGGACAGTCGGGTGGCGATGTACACCGGCGATTATTTGTTCGCACGGGCTCTTTCCATTGCCACCCAAGTGGAGGATCCCCGTATCCATCAAGTGTTGTCGCGATCCATTCAGGAGATGTGCAAAGGAGAAATCGAGCAGATCCGGGATTTCTATAATCCGGATCAGGGCTTGATCCGCTACTTGCAGCGAATCAAGCGGAAAACGGCGCTGCTGATGGCTGTCAGCTGCCAGCTGGGAGCGATGGTTGCCTCAGCGGACGAAGCGGTGGTTCGGCGCTTGCGGCTGTATGGATACTACGTAGGTATGGCCTTTCAAATCACGGATGATGTCTTGGATCTAATCGGGGATGAAAAAGAATTGGGCAAGCCCGCCGGCAGTGATTTGCGTCAAGGAAACATCACATTGCCAGTGATCTATCTGCTGCACTATGGATCGGAAGAAGACCGGCGACGACTGAGGGATTATTTGTCCCGCCGGAGGACGGATGTTGGTAGTGAAGATGTTCTTCCAGGACAGCAATTGGAAGAGGCTTTGTCCATAGGAATAGAGGACGTGCTGGAACGGGTACGCCACTCGGGAGGGATTCCGTACGCGGAGGAGATGTCCCGCCGTTATTTGGACAAAGCGCTTGTATGCCTGGAGGGGCTGCCTTCCGGGCAAGCGCGGGATTCGTTGCTTTTCATTGCCCGGTTTGTGGGGAAACGCTCTTATTAA
- a CDS encoding demethylmenaquinone methyltransferase: MSRQTKVTGETKQQFVHEVFESIAKDYDRMNTLLSFRRHKAWRTQAMKKMAVQPGDTAIDVCCGTCDWSLSLAEASGTGNVVGLDFSRNMLHVGEQKVKAAGKTAQVELIHGNAMELPFPDHTFDHATIGFALRNVPDYRHVIREMARVVKPGGQVVSLELSKPTWPPFRAVYYFYFQRILPRLGKLFADRYEQYRWLPESLVTFPDYKELARIMKEEGCFDRVDVKPLTGGIAALHIGRVKGGA; the protein is encoded by the coding sequence ATGAGCCGGCAAACGAAAGTGACTGGGGAAACCAAACAACAATTTGTACACGAGGTATTCGAAAGCATCGCCAAGGATTACGATCGTATGAATACCCTGCTTAGCTTTCGTCGACATAAGGCTTGGCGTACACAGGCAATGAAGAAAATGGCGGTCCAGCCGGGAGACACTGCCATCGATGTCTGTTGCGGGACCTGTGATTGGTCACTATCCCTAGCAGAAGCGTCGGGTACCGGAAACGTGGTCGGGTTGGATTTCAGCCGCAATATGCTCCATGTGGGAGAGCAGAAGGTGAAAGCGGCTGGGAAAACGGCTCAAGTGGAATTGATTCACGGCAATGCGATGGAACTCCCCTTTCCCGATCACACGTTTGATCATGCCACCATCGGCTTTGCCTTGCGTAATGTCCCGGATTATCGCCATGTGATTCGAGAAATGGCCCGGGTGGTGAAACCGGGCGGCCAAGTGGTCTCCCTTGAATTGTCCAAACCGACTTGGCCACCGTTTCGCGCAGTTTATTACTTCTACTTTCAACGGATCCTGCCTCGTTTGGGGAAATTGTTTGCCGACCGGTATGAACAGTACCGCTGGCTGCCGGAATCTTTGGTAACGTTTCCGGATTACAAAGAGCTGGCCAGGATCATGAAAGAAGAAGGGTGTTTTGATCGGGTGGACGTAAAGCCATTAACTGGCGGCATTGCCGCTCTTCATATTGGACGGGTCAAGGGAGGGGCCTGA
- a CDS encoding heptaprenyl diphosphate synthase component 1 encodes MTSTENQLNQILSDIERQASHSFVDRHIQRPEVPAFFVAVLYHALRSRQLPADRLHLYCVTITLMQMGLDIHERVSPGPSSGEGRMHLRPLTVLAGDYFSSLFYRTLSQAGEIDGLACLSQAICKVNEAKMELYFMRQVDPVPWQTILDLVRQVRGGLISAVSSFFCRDLDHSDPWPLLAGHLMVLDYWSKPVEGWTAGVPDHLLQNVAADTWRLAKNVRPLDVRHELLQTMQQCIAPHVHEVLVREG; translated from the coding sequence ATGACGTCGACAGAGAACCAGCTTAATCAGATTTTATCGGATATTGAACGGCAGGCCAGTCATTCCTTCGTGGATCGGCATATCCAGCGACCGGAGGTGCCGGCCTTCTTTGTTGCGGTTCTCTACCACGCCTTGCGTTCCCGTCAACTTCCGGCGGATCGTCTACACTTGTACTGCGTTACAATTACATTGATGCAAATGGGTCTGGATATCCACGAACGGGTGTCGCCAGGACCCTCGTCCGGGGAGGGACGGATGCACTTGCGTCCATTGACGGTCCTTGCGGGGGACTATTTCAGCAGTCTCTTTTACCGGACGTTGTCACAGGCGGGGGAAATCGACGGACTCGCCTGTTTGTCCCAAGCGATTTGCAAGGTGAATGAAGCTAAGATGGAGCTTTATTTTATGCGACAGGTAGATCCGGTTCCCTGGCAGACAATTCTGGACTTAGTGAGGCAGGTGCGCGGGGGTCTGATCTCGGCCGTCTCTTCTTTTTTTTGCCGGGATTTGGATCATTCCGACCCTTGGCCGCTGCTTGCGGGTCATTTGATGGTACTGGATTACTGGTCAAAACCGGTTGAGGGCTGGACGGCCGGTGTACCGGATCACTTGCTTCAAAACGTGGCTGCGGATACATGGCGATTGGCGAAAAATGTGCGCCCATTGGATGTGCGCCATGAGTTGCTTCAAACGATGCAGCAATGTATCGCCCCCCATGTCCATGAAGTACTGGTACGGGAAGGGTGA
- the mtrB gene encoding trp RNA-binding attenuation protein MtrB, whose product MMENQSNDFFVVKARENGVSVIGLTRGKDTRFHHSEKLDKGEAMVVQFTEHTSAVKVRGNALIVTPFGQVKTGEED is encoded by the coding sequence TTGATGGAAAACCAGTCCAATGATTTTTTTGTCGTGAAAGCCAGGGAAAACGGGGTCAGTGTGATTGGGTTAACGCGAGGGAAAGATACGCGCTTTCACCATTCGGAGAAATTGGACAAAGGGGAAGCGATGGTGGTGCAGTTTACAGAACACACGTCCGCGGTTAAGGTTCGGGGAAATGCATTGATCGTCACTCCCTTCGGACAAGTAAAGACTGGAGAGGAAGACTGA
- the folE gene encoding GTP cyclohydrolase I FolE: protein MEVDHEKIRQAVRMILEAVGEDPDREGLKETPARVSRMYEEVFSGIQEDPEEYFGTIFSEDHEELVLVKDIPFFSMCEHHLVPFFGKAHVGYIPKSGRVTGLSKLARAVEAVSRRPQLQERITYTVADSIMKTLQPHGVVVVVEAEHMCMTMRGVKKPGAKTVTSAVRGAFETDPAARAEVFSLIGIGK from the coding sequence ATGGAAGTGGATCATGAAAAAATCAGACAAGCGGTACGGATGATCCTGGAAGCGGTGGGGGAAGATCCAGACCGTGAAGGGTTGAAGGAGACACCAGCACGGGTGTCCCGGATGTACGAAGAGGTATTTTCCGGGATTCAGGAAGATCCAGAGGAATACTTTGGCACTATATTCAGTGAAGATCACGAAGAACTGGTCCTGGTAAAGGACATTCCGTTTTTCTCCATGTGTGAGCATCATTTGGTACCGTTTTTCGGCAAAGCTCATGTGGGTTACATTCCTAAGAGCGGCCGTGTGACCGGACTGAGCAAATTAGCCCGGGCCGTGGAAGCCGTTTCCCGGCGTCCGCAGCTGCAGGAACGCATTACCTATACCGTAGCGGACTCCATCATGAAAACCTTGCAACCCCATGGGGTGGTAGTGGTGGTGGAAGCAGAACATATGTGTATGACGATGCGCGGTGTAAAAAAGCCCGGAGCAAAGACGGTGACCTCTGCTGTCCGGGGTGCTTTTGAAACGGATCCAGCCGCCCGGGCGGAAGTTTTTAGCTTGATTGGAATCGGGAAATGA
- a CDS encoding HU family DNA-binding protein encodes MNKTELISQVAEKTNMTKKDATQAVDAVFDTITQALREGDRVQLIGFGNFEVRERAARKGRNPQTGKEIQIAASKVPAFKPGKALKEDVNNASKS; translated from the coding sequence ATGAACAAAACGGAATTGATTTCCCAAGTTGCCGAAAAGACAAACATGACCAAAAAGGATGCGACTCAAGCTGTTGATGCCGTCTTTGATACCATCACCCAAGCGCTTCGCGAAGGGGATCGAGTTCAGCTGATCGGTTTTGGCAACTTTGAAGTTCGCGAACGTGCTGCCCGTAAAGGCCGCAACCCGCAGACCGGCAAGGAGATCCAAATCGCAGCCAGCAAAGTTCCGGCGTTTAAGCCTGGCAAAGCGCTGAAAGAGGATGTGAACAACGCTTCCAAGTCCTAA
- the spoIVA gene encoding stage IV sporulation protein A has product MKKVDIFKDIAERTGGDIYLGVVGAVRTGKSTFIKRFMEQVVIPNISEEADRVRATDELPQSGAGKTITTIEPKFVPNQAVQLHVHEGIDINVRLVDCVGYAISGARGYEDEAGPRMINTPWYEEPIPFQEAAEIGTRKVIQEHSTLGVLVTTDGSITDIPRHDYEEVEERIVEEMKEVGKPFIMVLNSTRPFSEETQGLRDSLIEKYDIPVLAISVATMGEEEVYAVLKEVLYEFPVHEVNVNLPSWVMVLDEDHWLRRDFESSVRDTVKDIRRLRDVDYVVGQFTEYDFIERAGLSGMDMGQGVAEIDLYAPDDLYDRILTEVVGVQIQGKDHLLQLMQDFSNAKREYDKVSDAIQMVRTTGYGVAAPTLEEMALDEPELIKQGPRFGVRLRATAPSIHMIRVNVHSEFAPIIGSERQSEELVNYLMRDFEQDPLSIWESDIFGRSLHSIVREGIQAKLSMMPENARYKLQETLERIINEGSGGLIAIIL; this is encoded by the coding sequence GTGAAGAAAGTCGATATCTTCAAAGATATTGCGGAACGCACTGGAGGAGACATTTATCTGGGTGTGGTCGGTGCGGTCCGCACCGGGAAGTCGACCTTCATTAAGCGATTTATGGAGCAGGTAGTGATCCCTAATATCAGTGAGGAAGCCGATCGGGTGCGTGCAACCGATGAACTGCCGCAAAGTGGTGCGGGTAAAACCATTACTACCATTGAACCTAAGTTCGTACCCAACCAGGCGGTTCAGCTTCATGTTCACGAGGGGATTGACATTAATGTTCGATTAGTGGATTGCGTGGGGTATGCCATTTCGGGGGCGCGTGGATATGAAGACGAGGCCGGCCCGCGCATGATCAATACACCATGGTATGAAGAGCCGATTCCTTTCCAAGAAGCGGCGGAAATCGGCACGCGCAAGGTGATTCAGGAGCATTCCACCCTGGGAGTACTGGTGACGACGGACGGCTCGATCACAGACATCCCGCGTCATGATTACGAAGAGGTGGAAGAGCGCATTGTTGAAGAAATGAAGGAAGTGGGAAAACCGTTTATTATGGTTCTCAATTCCACTCGTCCTTTCAGTGAGGAAACCCAGGGGCTGCGGGATTCGCTCATCGAGAAGTACGACATCCCTGTATTGGCGATCAGTGTAGCCACCATGGGAGAAGAAGAAGTGTATGCGGTACTCAAGGAAGTGCTCTATGAATTCCCGGTTCATGAAGTGAATGTAAACTTGCCCAGCTGGGTGATGGTACTGGATGAGGATCACTGGCTGCGGCGGGATTTTGAATCCTCTGTTCGTGACACCGTAAAGGATATCCGGCGACTGCGGGATGTGGATTATGTGGTGGGGCAGTTTACCGAGTACGATTTTATCGAGCGTGCCGGACTTTCGGGGATGGATATGGGGCAGGGAGTAGCTGAGATCGACCTGTACGCGCCGGATGATCTATATGACCGCATTTTGACCGAAGTGGTGGGTGTCCAGATCCAGGGGAAAGATCACTTACTGCAATTGATGCAGGATTTCAGCAATGCCAAACGGGAGTATGATAAGGTATCGGATGCCATCCAGATGGTTCGTACCACCGGTTACGGGGTGGCGGCCCCCACATTGGAGGAGATGGCACTGGATGAGCCTGAGTTGATCAAACAGGGCCCCCGTTTCGGAGTACGCCTCAGGGCGACAGCCCCCTCCATTCACATGATCCGGGTCAACGTCCATTCAGAATTTGCACCGATTATCGGTTCGGAGAGGCAGAGTGAAGAGCTGGTCAATTACCTGATGCGTGATTTTGAACAAGATCCCTTGAGCATCTGGGAATCCGACATTTTCGGACGCTCCTTGCACTCCATCGTGCGGGAGGGAATTCAGGCGAAGTTGTCCATGATGCCGGAAAATGCCCGCTATAAATTACAGGAAACACTGGAACGAATCATCAACGAGGGCTCGGGTGGTTTGATCGCGATTATCCTTTAA
- a CDS encoding NAD(P)H-dependent glycerol-3-phosphate dehydrogenase produces the protein MLNKKRTTVLGAGSWGTVLAAVLADNGHPVTLWSRSRQTAEEINQQKTNRRYLKDVTLPEGIDATDDIAKALDDTHLVLVVVPSQAVRETVRKASPHIPDQALLVHAAKGFERSTLKRISEVLEEESPSHQGRIAVLSGPSHAEEVIQRSPTTVVVASQEEKSAKAAQSFLNNQSFRVYTHSDVVGVEVGGSLKNIIALGAGLSDGLGFGDNAKAALITRGLAEMARLGMAMGAEPITFAGLSGVGDLVVTCTSRHSRNWRAGNLLSRGHSLDEILQQMGMVVEGVKTTQAAHDLSNRYGVEMPIASELYEVLFEGKDPRQAVEDLMGRGETNELNEMIRGSLS, from the coding sequence ATATTGAACAAAAAACGAACTACGGTGTTGGGAGCCGGCAGTTGGGGGACGGTATTGGCCGCTGTGTTGGCGGACAACGGTCACCCTGTCACCTTATGGTCCCGCTCGCGCCAGACGGCAGAAGAAATCAATCAACAAAAAACAAACCGTCGTTATTTAAAGGACGTGACGCTTCCCGAGGGAATCGATGCCACCGATGATATCGCAAAAGCATTGGATGACACTCATCTGGTATTAGTGGTGGTGCCCTCGCAAGCTGTACGGGAAACGGTGCGGAAAGCCTCTCCTCACATTCCGGATCAAGCGCTGTTGGTGCATGCTGCCAAAGGGTTTGAAAGAAGTACGTTGAAGCGGATTTCGGAGGTGTTGGAAGAAGAAAGTCCTTCTCACCAGGGGCGGATCGCGGTCCTTTCCGGTCCCAGTCATGCGGAAGAAGTGATCCAACGTTCGCCGACGACGGTGGTAGTCGCCTCACAGGAAGAAAAATCGGCGAAAGCCGCACAGTCATTTTTGAACAATCAATCCTTCCGCGTATATACCCATTCCGATGTGGTGGGAGTGGAAGTGGGAGGTTCTCTGAAAAACATCATTGCTTTGGGGGCGGGTTTATCCGATGGCCTCGGATTCGGAGACAATGCCAAAGCGGCACTAATCACACGGGGCTTAGCGGAGATGGCCCGGCTCGGTATGGCCATGGGGGCGGAACCGATCACTTTCGCCGGTCTGTCCGGTGTGGGTGATCTGGTGGTCACCTGTACCAGTCGTCACAGCCGCAACTGGCGAGCGGGCAATCTGTTGAGCCGCGGGCATTCTCTGGATGAAATACTGCAACAGATGGGCATGGTGGTGGAAGGGGTGAAAACCACTCAGGCGGCCCATGACCTTTCCAATCGTTACGGGGTGGAGATGCCGATCGCCAGTGAGTTGTACGAAGTGTTGTTTGAGGGTAAAGATCCACGCCAAGCAGTGGAGGATCTAATGGGCCGCGGAGAAACGAACGAGCTGAATGAAATGATTCGAGGGTCTCTTTCCTGA
- the plsY gene encoding glycerol-3-phosphate 1-O-acyltransferase PlsY: MGEALWIGVLSYLIGSISFSYWMTRILHGTDIRKHGSGNAGATNMLRVVGKGPALIVFLLDMLKGMAAVGLAWAWTGEPTWMMMGGVAAIIGHNWPVFLGFRGGKGIATTIGVTVLLTLSAALAAGTLAILTIAFTRYVSLGSLIFAAGLPIAIFLFDYPSSYVTLSLVITLMAFIRHASNIKRLVQGTESKLGAKKP; this comes from the coding sequence ATGGGGGAGGCTTTATGGATCGGGGTTTTATCGTATTTAATTGGATCCATCAGTTTTAGTTACTGGATGACGCGAATTCTCCACGGCACCGATATCCGTAAGCATGGAAGCGGCAATGCCGGTGCTACCAATATGCTGCGTGTGGTAGGGAAGGGGCCCGCGCTCATCGTCTTTTTGCTGGATATGTTGAAGGGGATGGCCGCAGTGGGGTTGGCCTGGGCCTGGACAGGGGAGCCCACTTGGATGATGATGGGCGGAGTTGCGGCGATCATCGGTCATAACTGGCCGGTTTTCCTCGGTTTTCGTGGGGGGAAAGGGATCGCCACCACCATCGGAGTCACTGTACTGTTAACGCTTTCCGCCGCCTTGGCTGCCGGAACACTCGCCATTCTCACGATCGCGTTTACACGCTATGTTTCCTTGGGATCCTTGATTTTCGCGGCAGGGTTGCCGATTGCCATATTCCTGTTTGATTATCCGTCTTCTTATGTGACCCTCAGCCTGGTGATCACGTTGATGGCCTTTATCCGCCATGCTTCCAACATTAAGCGGTTGGTGCAAGGGACAGAGAGCAAACTTGGGGCCAAAAAGCCGTAA